The genomic interval TAGTAAATACGGTGGCTCAATACCGCTGACAGTTTTTTCATTCGTTCAACCCCCGGCCGGTGAGCTTTAAAAAAACATCCTCAAGCGTCGCCAGCCGACGTAATACCGAAAGAGTCTCCGAGGTAGCCAGCCGGGTCAGGATCTCTTTGCTTTCGTGACAATAAAGATACAGAGTATCGCCAACAACCTCGGAATTGAATTCAAGTCCCTCAAGCTTTCTCAGGACATCCTTCACTCCCTTATGGTTCCGCACCTCTACCACTTCCTCGCCCACTTCGTTCTTGACCAGTTCTTGGGGAATCCCCTCCTTTAAAATGCCGCCCTTGTCCAAAATCAACAACCGATCGCATAGCTGCTGGGCTTCTTCCATATAATGGGTATTAAGAATAATGGTGACGCCTTTATTCTTCAAGGAGCGCAATCTCTGCCAGATCAGGTGACGCGCCTGAGGGTCCAGCCCGGTCGTGGGCTCATCGAGGATCATGATACTGGGTTCGTTCAGCAAAGCGCGCGCGACCAATAGACGCCGCTTCATACCGCCGGAAAGCGAATCTATCTTATTATCGGCTCTTTCTTTAAGTTCTACAAACTCAAGATGCTCCATTATACGGGCTTTTGCAACCTTTTTCGGGATATCGAACAAAGCGGCAAAAAGCTCCAGGTTCTCATTCACCGTTAGATCCGGGTCTATATCATTCTCCTGCGGGACCACGCCCAATAGCGCCCGGATACGGCGCTCATTAAGCGAGGCTCTCATCCCCAGGACCGAGACAGTGCCGCTGGTCGCTGGCGAAATGCACTGGATAACCCGAACAGTAGTGGTCTTACCGGCGCCGTTGGGCCCGAGTATACCCAGACATTCACCGCGCTGGACAGTAAAAGAGATGCCGGCAACTGCCGTAAGCCCATTGAACTTCTTGACAAGGTCTTCAACCTCGATCATAATTTTCTGGTTCATATTCTATTTTACCAACAGAAAAGT from bacterium carries:
- a CDS encoding ABC transporter ATP-binding protein, which gives rise to MNQKIMIEVEDLVKKFNGLTAVAGISFTVQRGECLGILGPNGAGKTTTVRVIQCISPATSGTVSVLGMRASLNERRIRALLGVVPQENDIDPDLTVNENLELFAALFDIPKKVAKARIMEHLEFVELKERADNKIDSLSGGMKRRLLVARALLNEPSIMILDEPTTGLDPQARHLIWQRLRSLKNKGVTIILNTHYMEEAQQLCDRLLILDKGGILKEGIPQELVKNEVGEEVVEVRNHKGVKDVLRKLEGLEFNSEVVGDTLYLYCHESKEILTRLATSETLSVLRRLATLEDVFLKLTGRGLNE